In one Saccharibacillus brassicae genomic region, the following are encoded:
- a CDS encoding ATP-binding protein has product MKKRILTRSGIALLVLFFLILAGLMVSRSSSGPNPQGEPLSVPGETEFAADGIALDGAWAFYWNQLLEPADFANGRTGPARYIDVPRSWTGYEIDGQKLGSSGFATYRLVVDIPDKDVELGLITTGITSAHRMWINGKLVEESGTVGRTRAEASPYMVPALTRIEAGQSQADIIIQVSNYTQRKAGLFGSLTLGEYDRLEQQMKNKLVTESMVIGCMLIMGLYHVLLYALLRKNRESLYFGLVCLVLAMKNSGHSQYVLAELIPGLSDNVLLKLEYLGFVGSAPLCVLFCYSIFPNQMSKRMRNALWIPGLLCTLFILFTPAQVYTDLASVMQAYAILVGFAVIWYVIRAALKKLPGARWMLAGGLVFFMTVLNDILTSNGVIHTGLYFSYGILFLIVCLSVIVATKFSNAIQTNERLSARLLDLDRVKDEFLANTSHELRTPLNGIIGLTQSMLHSMGDRLDDSQRLHLDMIVSSGQRMSFLINDILDYALLKNKDVQLNRTPINLHQLVQVVLTVVKPLITGRNLILHNRIDPHFPTVYADENRMQQILFNLVGNAIKYTPSGHIVIRVQSVQGEVEIQVEDTGIGIPEHKFAMIFKPFEKLDSIDNTGTGLGLKITKQLVELHGGEIRVQSKVDEGSRFSFTIGQRRNKAPSVFAGRWADDFVPESAEVQASVAPAAAAAGDDSDEQPYRVLIVDDEPVNLQVVIQQLAPLNCVFEVASSGAEVLERMNELTDIDLVITDMMMVGMSGYELCGWIRERYSLIDLPILIMTASSRDDTIAACFAAGANDYISKPIGRNELVSRVRTLLLLKRSAQELSLNGRQLAELNGQLSELNTNLEHRIQGRTLELEEKNEALSRLELSRRRLLSDISHELRTPMTAIQGYVEAIVSGLVEHEADRKTYLEMVLVKALGLNRLIHDLFELSRLESGKSDMVFMMTSLGEWIDTIQGKFKLDIVQANLNYEFESTVTAAKLGHYQVVIDTDRITQVLTNLVFNAIRHTEAGGTITLRCSIEEWEGESPGQLTVCVEDTGEGIGEESLPFVFDRFFRERHGRHTVQSSGIGLAIAKGIVQHHSGTISVESTVGQGSSFVFTLPLYVLD; this is encoded by the coding sequence ATGAAAAAACGTATATTGACCCGCTCCGGCATCGCGCTTCTGGTTTTGTTTTTTCTGATTCTCGCCGGGCTGATGGTGTCTCGATCGTCGTCCGGCCCAAACCCGCAGGGCGAGCCTCTGTCGGTACCGGGCGAGACCGAATTTGCCGCGGACGGAATTGCGCTCGACGGAGCATGGGCCTTCTATTGGAACCAACTGCTGGAACCGGCCGATTTTGCGAACGGACGCACGGGTCCGGCTCGTTATATCGACGTGCCGCGATCCTGGACCGGGTACGAGATCGACGGGCAGAAGCTGGGCAGCAGCGGATTCGCCACCTACCGCCTCGTCGTGGACATCCCCGACAAAGACGTCGAACTGGGGCTGATCACGACAGGCATCACTTCGGCGCACCGGATGTGGATCAACGGCAAGCTCGTCGAAGAGAGCGGCACGGTCGGCCGAACGCGGGCGGAAGCTTCGCCTTATATGGTGCCCGCGCTGACGCGGATCGAAGCCGGCCAGTCCCAGGCGGACATTATTATTCAAGTCTCCAATTATACGCAGCGCAAAGCGGGCCTGTTCGGGTCGCTCACCCTCGGCGAATACGATCGTCTGGAACAACAGATGAAAAACAAGCTGGTCACCGAGAGCATGGTCATCGGCTGTATGCTGATTATGGGGCTGTATCATGTTCTGTTGTACGCGCTGCTGCGCAAAAACCGGGAGTCTTTGTATTTCGGCCTCGTCTGCCTCGTGCTGGCGATGAAGAACAGCGGCCATTCGCAGTACGTGTTGGCGGAGCTGATCCCGGGACTGAGCGACAACGTCCTGCTGAAGCTTGAATATTTGGGTTTCGTAGGCAGCGCGCCGCTGTGCGTATTGTTCTGCTATTCCATTTTTCCCAATCAAATGTCCAAGCGCATGCGCAACGCATTGTGGATTCCGGGGCTGCTGTGTACGCTGTTCATTCTGTTCACGCCGGCCCAGGTGTATACCGATCTGGCGTCCGTCATGCAGGCTTACGCCATTCTGGTCGGGTTCGCGGTGATCTGGTACGTGATTCGTGCCGCGCTGAAGAAGCTTCCGGGCGCCCGCTGGATGCTGGCCGGCGGCTTGGTCTTTTTCATGACGGTCCTCAACGATATCCTCACCAGCAACGGCGTGATCCATACCGGCCTTTACTTTTCCTACGGCATCCTGTTTCTCATTGTCTGCCTGTCCGTGATCGTGGCGACCAAATTTTCCAATGCGATCCAGACGAACGAACGCCTGTCGGCGCGCCTGCTCGATCTCGATCGGGTCAAAGACGAATTTCTCGCCAACACGTCCCACGAGCTGCGCACGCCGCTGAACGGCATTATCGGGCTGACGCAGTCGATGCTGCACAGCATGGGCGATCGACTGGACGACAGCCAGCGGCTGCATCTCGATATGATCGTGTCCAGCGGCCAACGCATGTCTTTTCTCATTAACGATATTTTGGATTATGCCCTGCTCAAAAATAAAGACGTGCAGCTGAACCGGACCCCGATCAATCTGCATCAACTGGTACAGGTCGTGCTGACGGTGGTCAAACCGCTTATTACCGGCCGAAACCTCATTTTGCACAACCGGATCGATCCCCATTTTCCGACAGTCTACGCCGACGAGAACCGCATGCAGCAGATTCTGTTCAACCTGGTCGGCAACGCGATCAAGTATACGCCGTCCGGCCATATCGTCATTCGCGTGCAGAGCGTGCAGGGCGAAGTGGAGATCCAGGTCGAAGATACCGGAATCGGCATCCCGGAACACAAATTCGCCATGATTTTCAAACCGTTCGAGAAGCTGGATTCGATCGACAATACGGGAACGGGACTCGGCTTGAAGATTACGAAGCAGCTGGTCGAACTGCACGGCGGAGAGATCCGGGTCCAATCGAAAGTCGATGAAGGCTCCCGGTTCTCGTTCACGATCGGGCAGCGCAGGAACAAAGCCCCGTCCGTGTTCGCCGGGCGCTGGGCCGACGATTTCGTGCCGGAGAGCGCAGAAGTGCAGGCTTCGGTCGCGCCTGCCGCCGCGGCCGCCGGAGACGATTCGGACGAACAGCCGTACCGCGTGCTGATCGTGGATGACGAGCCGGTGAACCTGCAGGTCGTCATTCAGCAGCTGGCGCCGCTGAACTGCGTGTTCGAAGTCGCAAGCAGCGGCGCCGAAGTGCTGGAGCGCATGAACGAATTGACAGACATCGATCTGGTCATCACGGACATGATGATGGTCGGCATGTCCGGCTATGAACTGTGCGGCTGGATCCGGGAGCGCTACAGCCTGATCGATCTGCCGATCCTGATCATGACGGCAAGCAGCCGCGACGACACGATTGCCGCCTGCTTTGCCGCCGGGGCCAACGATTATATCTCGAAGCCGATCGGCCGCAACGAACTGGTCAGCCGGGTACGGACGCTGCTGCTGCTCAAAAGGTCCGCCCAGGAGCTGAGTCTGAACGGTCGGCAGTTGGCGGAGCTGAACGGGCAGCTGTCGGAATTGAATACGAATCTGGAGCACCGCATTCAGGGCCGCACCCTGGAACTGGAAGAGAAGAACGAAGCGTTGAGCCGTCTGGAGCTGTCCCGCCGACGGCTGCTCAGCGACATCTCGCACGAGCTGCGTACGCCGATGACCGCGATTCAGGGTTATGTCGAAGCGATCGTCTCGGGGCTCGTGGAGCATGAAGCAGACCGGAAGACGTATCTGGAAATGGTGCTCGTCAAAGCGCTCGGCCTGAACCGGCTGATCCACGATCTGTTCGAGTTGTCCCGCCTGGAGTCCGGCAAGTCCGACATGGTCTTCATGATGACGAGTCTGGGGGAATGGATCGATACGATCCAAGGGAAGTTCAAGTTGGACATTGTCCAGGCGAATCTGAACTACGAGTTCGAATCGACCGTGACCGCGGCCAAGCTTGGGCATTATCAAGTCGTAATCGACACGGACCGGATCACCCAGGTGCTGACCAATCTCGTGTTCAACGCGATCCGGCATACGGAAGCGGGAGGCACGATCACGCTTCGCTGCTCGATCGAGGAGTGGGAAGGGGAATCGCCCGGACAGCTTACCGTCTGCGTGGAAGATACCGGCGAAGGGATCGGGGAAGAATCGCTGCCGTTCGTGTTCGACCGCTTTTTCCGGGAGCGGCACGGTCGGCATACGGTGCAGAGCAGCGGGATCGGACTCGCGATCGCCAAAGGGATCGTCCAGCATCACAGCGGTACCATTTCCGTGGAAAGTACGGTGGGGCAGGGCAGTTCGTTCGTCTTCACGCTGCCGCTCTACGTGCTCGATTAA
- a CDS encoding ABC transporter substrate-binding protein, translating into MKNWKKVLLPLAASALMLSACSGGGGGTTASSSDPEKKEITIWAWDPNFNIAALNLAKEKYAKDHPDVTINIIENAQADIVQKLNTGLNSGTTKGLPNVVLIEDYRAQNFLQAYPDSFRDMSATIKAEDFADYKAGPTSVDGKQYGIPFDSGVTGLYVRTDYLEQAGYTLEDVTNIDWDQFIEIGKKVKEATGKAMLTQDPNDLGILRIMLQSAGSWYLKEDGVTPNIVGNAAFKESLEVYKALFDADIVKMNSDWSQFVAAFNSGEVASVPTGNWITPSIKAEASQSGKWAVVPIPSLKDTADSINASNSGGSSWYVMNMDGQETAADFMSTTFGSDAELYQEMLSKIGVLGTLKAASGGTAYEEADEFFQGQKIYSDFAKWTTEVPKVNYGLHTYVIEDILSAEVQNYLSGAKDVDAVMKDAQAQAEAQLK; encoded by the coding sequence ATGAAAAACTGGAAAAAAGTTTTACTGCCGCTCGCGGCTTCGGCACTGATGTTGTCGGCATGCTCGGGAGGCGGCGGAGGTACAACCGCTTCGAGCTCGGACCCGGAGAAAAAAGAGATTACGATCTGGGCTTGGGACCCGAACTTCAACATCGCCGCGCTGAACCTGGCCAAAGAGAAATACGCCAAGGATCACCCGGACGTAACGATCAACATCATCGAGAACGCGCAGGCCGATATCGTGCAGAAGCTGAACACCGGCCTCAACTCGGGCACGACCAAAGGACTGCCTAACGTCGTCCTGATCGAAGATTACCGGGCGCAAAACTTCCTGCAAGCGTATCCGGATTCGTTCCGCGACATGTCCGCCACGATCAAAGCCGAAGATTTCGCCGATTACAAAGCGGGCCCGACAAGCGTCGACGGCAAGCAGTACGGCATTCCTTTCGACTCCGGCGTAACCGGCCTGTACGTGCGTACCGATTACCTGGAACAAGCCGGCTACACGCTGGAAGACGTCACGAACATCGACTGGGATCAATTCATCGAAATTGGCAAAAAAGTCAAAGAAGCGACCGGCAAAGCAATGCTGACGCAAGATCCGAACGACCTCGGCATTCTGCGCATCATGCTGCAATCCGCAGGTTCGTGGTATCTGAAGGAAGACGGCGTGACGCCGAACATCGTGGGCAACGCCGCTTTCAAGGAATCGCTTGAAGTGTACAAAGCGCTGTTCGATGCCGACATCGTCAAGATGAACTCCGACTGGAGCCAATTCGTAGCCGCTTTCAACAGCGGGGAAGTCGCTTCCGTGCCGACCGGCAACTGGATCACGCCTTCCATCAAAGCTGAAGCTTCGCAATCCGGCAAATGGGCCGTCGTTCCGATTCCAAGCCTGAAAGACACGGCCGATTCGATCAACGCTTCCAACTCCGGCGGCAGCTCGTGGTACGTCATGAACATGGACGGCCAGGAAACGGCAGCCGACTTCATGTCCACCACATTCGGCTCCGACGCCGAACTGTACCAGGAAATGCTGAGCAAAATCGGCGTACTCGGAACGCTCAAAGCCGCTTCGGGCGGTACCGCTTACGAAGAAGCCGACGAGTTCTTCCAAGGACAGAAGATCTACTCCGACTTCGCGAAATGGACAACCGAAGTGCCTAAAGTCAACTACGGTCTGCACACTTACGTGATCGAAGACATCCTGTCGGCTGAAGTTCAGAACTACCTGAGCGGCGCCAAAGACGTGGACGCGGTCATGAAAGACGCTCAAGCCCAAGCCGAAGCGCAGTTGAAATAA
- a CDS encoding carbohydrate ABC transporter permease yields MKTTGPAMQLTPHREKSGRGRRFKSGLVGWMFIAASVILIAAFYFYPMIQALILSFQTGTGINMKFNGLGNYQRLFTDKMFLTAVGNTFIYLLFQVPIMIILALFISVLLNDRKLKFKGFFRTAIFLPCITSLVAYSIVFKYLFAPDGLVNAMLLNLHLINLPIQWITDPFWAKVTIVIAITWRWTGYNMIFYLSGLQNIDQSIYEAARIDGASAFRQFFSITVPLLKPIILFTSITSTIGTLQLFDEVMNITKGGPGNATTTISQYIYNLSFEYSADFGYAATVSYSIVIMIVILSFLQFKVAGDRNA; encoded by the coding sequence ATGAAGACTACAGGTCCCGCAATGCAATTGACTCCACATCGAGAAAAATCCGGCCGCGGCCGTCGCTTCAAATCGGGATTGGTCGGCTGGATGTTTATCGCCGCTTCCGTCATTCTGATCGCCGCTTTTTATTTCTATCCGATGATCCAGGCTCTGATCCTGTCGTTCCAGACCGGCACGGGCATCAATATGAAATTCAACGGCCTCGGCAACTATCAGCGGCTGTTCACGGATAAAATGTTCCTCACTGCCGTAGGCAACACGTTCATCTATCTGCTGTTCCAAGTGCCGATCATGATCATTCTCGCGCTGTTCATCTCGGTTCTGCTGAACGACCGCAAACTGAAATTCAAAGGCTTTTTCCGCACCGCGATCTTCCTGCCGTGTATCACGTCGCTCGTCGCGTATTCGATCGTCTTCAAATACCTGTTCGCGCCGGACGGCCTCGTGAACGCGATGCTGCTCAATCTGCACCTGATCAACCTCCCGATTCAGTGGATCACCGATCCGTTCTGGGCCAAAGTGACGATCGTTATCGCGATCACGTGGCGCTGGACCGGCTACAACATGATCTTCTACCTGTCGGGTCTGCAAAATATCGACCAGTCGATCTACGAAGCGGCCCGCATCGACGGCGCTTCCGCGTTCCGCCAGTTTTTCAGCATCACGGTTCCGCTGCTCAAACCGATCATCCTGTTCACGTCGATCACGTCGACGATCGGTACGCTGCAGCTGTTCGATGAAGTCATGAACATTACGAAAGGCGGTCCCGGCAACGCGACGACCACCATTTCGCAGTACATCTACAATCTGTCGTTCGAATATTCGGCCGACTTCGGTTACGCGGCTACCGTGTCGTATTCCATCGTAATCATGATCGTCATTCTGTCCTTCCTCCAATTCAAAGTGGCAGGTGATCGCAATGCTTAA
- a CDS encoding carbohydrate ABC transporter permease, with amino-acid sequence MLKAKRASMYLFLCLAAFISIFPFFWMIVSSTNLSVDVTRGRLLPGAHMLDNLRNLTASVDIWNALGNSAKISITTTILAMLIASLAGYGFEIYRSKAKDIVFSILLLSMMIPFAALMVPLYRMFGKITNFFPTFGIDTPAAVVIPTFTTAFLIFFFRQSTKMFPRELLEAGRMDGLTELGLFFRIYLPTMKTTYAAAAIITFMSSWNNYMWPLVILQSPENQTIPLLISNLGSGYAPDYGLIMMAIVLSTVPTALVFFLMQKHFVAGMVGSVK; translated from the coding sequence ATGCTTAAAGCCAAAAGAGCGTCCATGTATTTGTTCCTCTGTCTCGCGGCCTTTATCTCGATCTTCCCGTTCTTCTGGATGATCGTCAGCTCTACCAACCTGTCGGTCGACGTCACGCGGGGCCGGCTGCTGCCGGGCGCGCACATGCTCGACAACCTGCGCAACCTGACGGCAAGCGTCGACATCTGGAACGCGCTCGGCAACTCGGCCAAAATCTCGATCACGACGACGATTCTCGCCATGCTGATCGCTTCGCTCGCCGGTTACGGCTTCGAAATCTACCGCAGCAAAGCGAAAGACATCGTCTTCTCGATCCTGCTGCTGTCGATGATGATTCCGTTCGCGGCCCTGATGGTTCCGCTGTACCGCATGTTCGGTAAAATCACCAATTTCTTCCCGACCTTCGGTATCGATACGCCGGCGGCGGTCGTCATTCCGACGTTCACGACGGCGTTCCTGATCTTCTTTTTCCGTCAAAGCACCAAAATGTTCCCGCGCGAGCTGCTGGAAGCCGGCCGTATGGACGGACTGACGGAACTCGGATTGTTTTTCCGTATCTACCTGCCGACGATGAAAACGACGTACGCGGCAGCGGCAATCATCACGTTCATGTCGAGCTGGAACAACTACATGTGGCCGCTCGTCATCTTGCAATCGCCGGAGAACCAGACGATTCCGCTGCTGATTTCGAACCTCGGTTCGGGCTACGCGCCGGACTACGGCCTGATCATGATGGCGATCGTGCTGTCGACGGTTCCGACGGCGCTCGTATTCTTCCTCATGCAGAAGCACTTCGTTGCAGGCATGGTGGGGTCGGTCAAATAG
- a CDS encoding sensor histidine kinase: MRAYWSRFHAQRLFVKLFFVMVVATVTVCVVTSLVTIRMSERLFTETFGITNSKVLNQIRTGMESFNDSVVNAASHASLNGTIKAYLSGGEGSAIRMAETYFGMNQQMKQTKSNVDAYNVGVTAVGINGRNYSTDRNYWPVPERRLLKHPLAQRTEAEPRRLIYQYDSEAAGEGGTYIPYIIASKALMERTSGYIYGTLYISIREDEFRRFYGNFTSAGNDVVILDAEGRIVSSNREELIGTVSKPLLGYARPAAEGDEVSRRNVDVFGRNSILLSSYIPEYDFYLVNLIDRDYAAGRVVNLRDLVLVGGLIVGAALLLVFLITRRQTRSLTVLVRQMSTVTEKNFDNYVRVTGAGGYEVQELGRAYNYMLDELNDYIAKLLQTQKERRNAELAALQRQINPHFLYNTLASIKILVQKGDKEAAAETINALISLLQNTISNVSETVTIEQELENMHNYVFINHARYGDRIRVNVFASPDCMHYRMPKLIIQPFIENAFFHAFNEKQSGMIYVLVSQADGRLVCEVSDNGDGMDDGGEWSAAADGTALPNPKSKRQLFTGIGVRNVHNRITLLYGEEYGITIDSRKGEGTKVRITLPLLTEEK; the protein is encoded by the coding sequence ATGAGAGCATACTGGAGCCGGTTCCACGCACAGCGCTTGTTCGTCAAACTGTTCTTCGTCATGGTCGTCGCGACGGTGACGGTCTGCGTCGTGACGTCGCTCGTGACGATCCGCATGTCCGAGCGCCTGTTCACCGAGACGTTCGGCATTACCAATTCCAAAGTGTTGAACCAGATCCGCACGGGGATGGAGTCGTTCAACGATTCCGTCGTCAACGCCGCTTCGCACGCTTCGCTCAACGGAACGATCAAAGCGTATTTGAGCGGGGGAGAAGGCAGCGCTATCCGCATGGCGGAGACGTATTTCGGCATGAACCAGCAGATGAAGCAGACCAAATCGAACGTCGACGCGTATAACGTGGGCGTGACCGCGGTCGGGATCAACGGACGCAATTATTCGACCGACCGCAACTATTGGCCCGTGCCCGAGCGTCGGCTGCTCAAGCATCCGCTGGCGCAGCGCACCGAAGCCGAACCGAGGCGGCTGATCTATCAGTACGATTCGGAAGCGGCGGGCGAAGGCGGCACGTACATTCCGTACATCATCGCGTCCAAAGCGCTGATGGAACGCACCAGCGGCTACATCTACGGGACGCTGTACATCTCGATCCGCGAAGACGAGTTCCGCCGCTTCTACGGCAACTTCACGAGCGCCGGCAACGACGTCGTTATCCTCGATGCCGAAGGCCGCATCGTATCGAGCAACCGCGAAGAGCTGATCGGCACCGTCTCGAAGCCGCTGCTCGGCTACGCCAGGCCGGCGGCAGAAGGCGACGAAGTGTCGCGGCGCAACGTGGACGTGTTCGGACGGAATTCCATTTTGCTGTCCAGCTACATCCCGGAGTACGATTTTTACCTCGTTAACCTGATCGACCGGGACTACGCGGCGGGCCGGGTCGTCAACCTGCGCGATCTCGTGCTGGTCGGCGGCCTGATCGTCGGCGCGGCGCTGCTGCTCGTGTTCCTGATCACGCGCCGGCAGACCCGCTCGCTGACCGTGCTCGTCCGGCAAATGTCGACGGTCACGGAGAAAAACTTCGACAATTACGTGCGCGTCACCGGAGCCGGCGGCTACGAAGTGCAGGAGCTCGGCCGTGCGTACAACTATATGCTAGACGAGCTCAACGACTATATCGCCAAGCTGCTGCAGACGCAGAAAGAGCGGCGCAACGCGGAACTGGCCGCGCTTCAGCGGCAAATCAATCCCCATTTCCTGTACAACACGCTCGCTTCGATCAAGATTCTCGTCCAAAAAGGCGACAAAGAAGCCGCGGCGGAGACAATCAACGCGCTGATCTCCCTGCTGCAAAATACGATCAGCAACGTCAGCGAGACGGTCACGATCGAGCAGGAACTCGAAAACATGCACAATTACGTCTTTATTAACCATGCCCGCTACGGCGACCGGATTCGCGTCAACGTGTTCGCTTCGCCGGACTGCATGCACTACCGGATGCCCAAGCTCATCATTCAGCCGTTTATCGAAAATGCGTTTTTCCATGCGTTTAACGAAAAACAAAGCGGCATGATCTACGTGCTCGTCTCGCAGGCGGACGGCAGGCTCGTCTGCGAAGTGAGCGACAACGGCGACGGCATGGACGACGGCGGCGAATGGAGCGCCGCGGCCGACGGCACCGCGCTGCCGAATCCGAAAAGCAAACGCCAACTCTTCACCGGCATCGGCGTCCGCAACGTGCACAACCGCATCACGCTGCTCTACGGCGAGGAATACGGCATCACGATCGACAGCCGCAAAGGCGAAGGCACCAAAGTCCGCATCACGCTCCCTCTGTTGACGGAAGAGAAGTAG
- a CDS encoding response regulator transcription factor: MSFNKTVLIVDDDPEINELLTMSLKREGFHTVSAYTGAEALRAAQQHLPDLVLLDVLLPGMDGFQICSEIRKTSNVPILFVSCKDEATDKVLGLGLGGDDFISKPFSPIELIARVKAHIRRNNMPPKPEEQIDETLVFDNLLIDPAAHRVLVDNKPIALSAKEFNLLLHLAKNPNRVYKNEQLFSLLWDDFHMGDTHTVMVHIYNLRKKLEKNPAKPHYIRTIRGVGYKFNDKPAETAE, translated from the coding sequence ATGTCCTTCAACAAAACGGTTCTGATCGTCGACGACGACCCCGAAATCAACGAGCTGCTGACGATGTCTCTCAAACGCGAAGGCTTTCATACGGTGTCCGCCTATACCGGCGCGGAAGCGCTGCGGGCGGCCCAGCAGCATCTGCCGGACCTCGTGCTGCTCGACGTGCTGCTGCCCGGCATGGACGGCTTCCAGATCTGCAGCGAGATCCGCAAGACGAGCAACGTGCCGATCCTGTTCGTCAGCTGCAAAGACGAAGCGACCGATAAAGTGCTGGGCCTCGGCCTTGGCGGCGACGACTTCATCTCCAAGCCTTTTAGCCCGATCGAGCTGATCGCGCGCGTCAAAGCCCATATTCGGCGCAACAACATGCCGCCCAAGCCGGAAGAGCAGATTGACGAGACGCTCGTGTTCGACAACCTGCTGATCGACCCTGCCGCGCACCGCGTGCTGGTCGATAACAAGCCGATCGCCTTGTCCGCCAAAGAATTCAACCTGCTGCTTCATCTCGCCAAAAACCCGAACCGCGTCTACAAAAACGAACAGCTCTTCTCCCTGCTCTGGGACGACTTCCATATGGGCGACACCCATACGGTCATGGTACACATCTATAATTTGCGCAAAAAACTGGAGAAGAACCCCGCCAAGCCGCACTATATCCGCACGATCCGCGGCGTCGGCTACAAGTTCAACGACAAACCGGCCGAAACGGCGGAGTAA